One part of the Malus sylvestris chromosome 2, drMalSylv7.2, whole genome shotgun sequence genome encodes these proteins:
- the LOC126590150 gene encoding protein DWD HYPERSENSITIVE TO UV-B 1-like isoform X1, which translates to MNVSSLKARYLDSCQKHEVQPNSAILSWFSQAKIQSSNNEKCSIAISLDQLRDADILPLTNLLMSSDSADIDAVDIFLESNSDLGKENVKALINAVNLKLRVIDLQDLALGNDFLWDLLQGCLACQVFNLRSINIQKLNMVGSFLQLHTLRLDFCTSLASLQRDCFSGMPNLMRLSMCETRIANLMATTGALSKLPSLVELRFQSCLCCKDTGACSNLQGQHNLQSEVQEKDEFLVSVCKLDLKNAAITLKYRTHCRSPICFEKYYREYMISMLPGLEVLDNLPIGKTERELAMTTAEKYYEYLPYKRHHKESVVSVLHKREMGTNVIHYQRPFKPKQLHPYRNGQNFFLRSLCAAKIGSSMWPLLHPLSEFSHSFKTENKKLRPRQFEYHPSNPSLMVFGSLDGEVVVLNHENEKIVGYIPSVGRAMSSVLGLCWLNKNPSKLVAGSDNGSLKLFDINYMSRGVSGSFCSSGAATFDDFEQLTSLHVNSTDDQLLASSYSKGLALYDLASGKRLQLFTNIHQEPINVSKFSHHSPYMFATSSFDHDVKMWDLRQNPMRPCYTASSSRGNVMVCFSPDDLYLLVSAVDNEVKQLLAADGRVHMNFEIAATGSSHNYTRSYYMNGRDYIISGSCDENIVRICCAQTGKRLRDVHLEDTESGNSIFVQSLRGDPFRHFHMSILATSTRPSSKWEIIKVNLLRSSCYSEEYSSGQCFHPSCCLGG; encoded by the exons ATGAATGTTTCCAGCTTAAAAGCTCG GTACCTTGACTCTTGCCAAAAACACGAGGTGCAACCCAATTCAGCAATTCTATCATGGTTTTCTCAG GCCAAAATTCAGAGTTCGAACAACGAAAAGTGTAGCATAGCGATTTCGTTAGACCAGCTAAGGGATGCCGATATTTTGCCTCTAACCAACCTACTTATGTCAAGTGACTCGGCTGACATTGATGCCGTTGACATATTTCTGGAATCCAATAGTGACTTGGGCAAAGAAAATGTTAAGGCCTTGATAAATGCAGTCAATCTAAAGCTTCGAGTCATCGATCTCCAGGATTTGGCATTGGGGAATGATTTTCTGTG GGATCTCTTACAAGGTTGCTTGGCTTGCCAAGTCTTCAACTTGAGGTCTATTAATATCCAGAAACTCAACATGGTTGGAAGCTTTTTGCAGCTGCATACGCTCCGTCTGGACTTTTGTACTTCACTTGCTAGTTTGCAGAGGGACTGTTTTTCTGGCATGCCTAATTTGATGCGTCTCTCAATGTGCGAGACAAGAATTGCTAATCTCATGGCAACAACCGGTGCTCTATCAAAACTTCCGTCTTTGGTGGAATTACGGTTCCAAAGTTGTTTGTGCTGCAAGGACACTGGGGCATGTTCTAATTTACAAGGACAACACAACTTACAGAGTGAG GTTCAAGAAAAAGATGAGTTCCTTGTAAGTGTGTGTAAGCTAGACCTGAAGAATGCTGCTATCACATTAAAGTATAGAACTCATTGTCGCTCGCCCATATGCTTTGAGAAATATTACCGGGAGTACATGATTTCAATGCTCCCTGGTTTGGAAGTTTTGGATAATCTTCCTATCGGAAAGACCGAAAGGGAATTGGCCATGACAACTGCAGAAAAATACTATGAATACTTACCTTACAAGAGACATCACAAAGAAAGTGTTGTTAGTGTTTTGCATAAGCGTGAAATGGGAACAAATGTTATACACTACCAAAGACCATTCAAGCCAAAACAGCTGCATCCTTATAGAAATGGCCAGAATTTTTTCTTGAGGTCCCTTTGCGCTGCCAAAATCGGGTCTTCAATGTGGCCACTCTTACATCCGCTGTCTGAGTTTAGCCACTCATTTAAAACCGAAAACAAGAAGCTTCGTCCAAGGCAGTTTGAGTATCATCCATCAAACCCCAGTCTTATGGTTTTCGGAAGCCTGGATGGTGAAGTAGTTGTTCTCAACCATGAAAACGAGAAAATAGTTGGTTATATCCCATCCGTAGGAAGAGCAATGAGCAGTGTCTTGGGGCTTTGTTGGCTCAACAAAAATCCATCAAAG CTTGTTGCTGGTTCAGATAACGGTTCCTTGAAGTTGTTTGACATCAATTACATGTCACGAGGAGTTTCAGGCTCCTTCTGCAGCTCCGGTGCTGCAACTTTTGACGATTTCGAGCAGTTGACTTCTCTTCATGTAAATTCAACTGATGACCAGCTTCTTGCTAGTAGTTACTCTAAAGGTCTTGCTCTATATGACCTAGCAAGTGGAAAGCGTTTACAGTTGTTCACTAATATTCACCAAGAACCAATCAATGTTTCCAAATTTTCCCACCATTCCCCTTATATGTTTGCTACTTCATCATTTGACCATGATGTGAAGATGTGGGATTTGAGACAGAATCCAATGCGGCCTTGCTATACAGCTTCAAGCTCAAGAGGAAATGTGATGGTTTGCTTTTCTCCCGACGACCTTTATTTGCTTGTTTCAGCTGTTGACAATGAG GTTAAGCAACTTTTGGCGGCAGATGGGAGGGTTCACATGAATTTTGAAATAGCTGCCACAGGAAGTTCTCATAATTATACTCGTTCATATTACATGAATGGAAGGGACTATATTATCAGCGGGAGTTGTGATGAGAATATAGTTCGCATTTGCTGCGCTCAAACTGGAAAGCGACTGAGGGATGTCCATTTGGAG GATACAGAGTCAGGAAATTCAATATTTGTGCAGTCCTTACGGGGTGATCCTTTCAGG CATTTTCACATGAGTATATTAGCAACCTCGACACGTCCAAGCTCTAAGTGGGAGATTATAAAG GTCAATTTACTTAGATCAAGTTGCTACTCAGAAGAGTATTCGTCTGGCCAATGTTTTCACCCTTCCTGCTGTCTCGGAGGTTGA
- the LOC126590150 gene encoding protein DWD HYPERSENSITIVE TO UV-B 1-like isoform X2, which produces MIFCGLDLLQGCLACQVFNLRSINIQKLNMVGSFLQLHTLRLDFCTSLASLQRDCFSGMPNLMRLSMCETRIANLMATTGALSKLPSLVELRFQSCLCCKDTGACSNLQGQHNLQSEVQEKDEFLVSVCKLDLKNAAITLKYRTHCRSPICFEKYYREYMISMLPGLEVLDNLPIGKTERELAMTTAEKYYEYLPYKRHHKESVVSVLHKREMGTNVIHYQRPFKPKQLHPYRNGQNFFLRSLCAAKIGSSMWPLLHPLSEFSHSFKTENKKLRPRQFEYHPSNPSLMVFGSLDGEVVVLNHENEKIVGYIPSVGRAMSSVLGLCWLNKNPSKLVAGSDNGSLKLFDINYMSRGVSGSFCSSGAATFDDFEQLTSLHVNSTDDQLLASSYSKGLALYDLASGKRLQLFTNIHQEPINVSKFSHHSPYMFATSSFDHDVKMWDLRQNPMRPCYTASSSRGNVMVCFSPDDLYLLVSAVDNEVKQLLAADGRVHMNFEIAATGSSHNYTRSYYMNGRDYIISGSCDENIVRICCAQTGKRLRDVHLEDTESGNSIFVQSLRGDPFRHFHMSILATSTRPSSKWEIIKVNLLRSSCYSEEYSSGQCFHPSCCLGG; this is translated from the exons ATGATTTTCTGTGGTCT GGATCTCTTACAAGGTTGCTTGGCTTGCCAAGTCTTCAACTTGAGGTCTATTAATATCCAGAAACTCAACATGGTTGGAAGCTTTTTGCAGCTGCATACGCTCCGTCTGGACTTTTGTACTTCACTTGCTAGTTTGCAGAGGGACTGTTTTTCTGGCATGCCTAATTTGATGCGTCTCTCAATGTGCGAGACAAGAATTGCTAATCTCATGGCAACAACCGGTGCTCTATCAAAACTTCCGTCTTTGGTGGAATTACGGTTCCAAAGTTGTTTGTGCTGCAAGGACACTGGGGCATGTTCTAATTTACAAGGACAACACAACTTACAGAGTGAG GTTCAAGAAAAAGATGAGTTCCTTGTAAGTGTGTGTAAGCTAGACCTGAAGAATGCTGCTATCACATTAAAGTATAGAACTCATTGTCGCTCGCCCATATGCTTTGAGAAATATTACCGGGAGTACATGATTTCAATGCTCCCTGGTTTGGAAGTTTTGGATAATCTTCCTATCGGAAAGACCGAAAGGGAATTGGCCATGACAACTGCAGAAAAATACTATGAATACTTACCTTACAAGAGACATCACAAAGAAAGTGTTGTTAGTGTTTTGCATAAGCGTGAAATGGGAACAAATGTTATACACTACCAAAGACCATTCAAGCCAAAACAGCTGCATCCTTATAGAAATGGCCAGAATTTTTTCTTGAGGTCCCTTTGCGCTGCCAAAATCGGGTCTTCAATGTGGCCACTCTTACATCCGCTGTCTGAGTTTAGCCACTCATTTAAAACCGAAAACAAGAAGCTTCGTCCAAGGCAGTTTGAGTATCATCCATCAAACCCCAGTCTTATGGTTTTCGGAAGCCTGGATGGTGAAGTAGTTGTTCTCAACCATGAAAACGAGAAAATAGTTGGTTATATCCCATCCGTAGGAAGAGCAATGAGCAGTGTCTTGGGGCTTTGTTGGCTCAACAAAAATCCATCAAAG CTTGTTGCTGGTTCAGATAACGGTTCCTTGAAGTTGTTTGACATCAATTACATGTCACGAGGAGTTTCAGGCTCCTTCTGCAGCTCCGGTGCTGCAACTTTTGACGATTTCGAGCAGTTGACTTCTCTTCATGTAAATTCAACTGATGACCAGCTTCTTGCTAGTAGTTACTCTAAAGGTCTTGCTCTATATGACCTAGCAAGTGGAAAGCGTTTACAGTTGTTCACTAATATTCACCAAGAACCAATCAATGTTTCCAAATTTTCCCACCATTCCCCTTATATGTTTGCTACTTCATCATTTGACCATGATGTGAAGATGTGGGATTTGAGACAGAATCCAATGCGGCCTTGCTATACAGCTTCAAGCTCAAGAGGAAATGTGATGGTTTGCTTTTCTCCCGACGACCTTTATTTGCTTGTTTCAGCTGTTGACAATGAG GTTAAGCAACTTTTGGCGGCAGATGGGAGGGTTCACATGAATTTTGAAATAGCTGCCACAGGAAGTTCTCATAATTATACTCGTTCATATTACATGAATGGAAGGGACTATATTATCAGCGGGAGTTGTGATGAGAATATAGTTCGCATTTGCTGCGCTCAAACTGGAAAGCGACTGAGGGATGTCCATTTGGAG GATACAGAGTCAGGAAATTCAATATTTGTGCAGTCCTTACGGGGTGATCCTTTCAGG CATTTTCACATGAGTATATTAGCAACCTCGACACGTCCAAGCTCTAAGTGGGAGATTATAAAG GTCAATTTACTTAGATCAAGTTGCTACTCAGAAGAGTATTCGTCTGGCCAATGTTTTCACCCTTCCTGCTGTCTCGGAGGTTGA